From Candidatus Brocadia sp., one genomic window encodes:
- a CDS encoding oxidoreductase → MNKNRKPKLAVWKFASCDGCQLSLLNCEDELLTVAGKVEIAYFPEASSAVVKGPYDLSLVEGSVTTQHDAARIQKIRKVSKVLVTIGACATAGGIQTLRNFKNVNEFISIVYASPKYIETLDKSTSIASHVHVDFELQGCPINKRQLLEVLGAFLYGRKPNVPAYSVCIECKRRGTVCVMVAQGIPCLGPVTHAGCNAICPAYNRGCYSCYGPMETPNTASLSSWFAHLGVKEENLVRSFRSFYGYSEPFRKESEAHENKDRR, encoded by the coding sequence ATGAATAAAAACCGAAAACCCAAACTTGCCGTATGGAAATTTGCCTCCTGTGATGGTTGTCAGTTGAGCCTCTTAAACTGTGAAGACGAATTGCTTACCGTGGCCGGCAAGGTTGAGATTGCTTACTTTCCAGAAGCTTCGAGTGCCGTAGTAAAAGGGCCCTACGACCTCTCCCTTGTTGAAGGATCTGTCACCACGCAACACGATGCTGCGCGTATTCAGAAGATTCGCAAGGTATCAAAAGTACTCGTCACCATTGGTGCATGTGCTACGGCCGGCGGCATTCAAACGTTACGCAACTTTAAGAATGTAAATGAGTTTATTTCCATCGTGTATGCATCTCCGAAATACATAGAAACACTCGACAAATCAACGTCTATTGCCAGCCATGTCCATGTTGATTTTGAACTGCAGGGATGCCCCATTAACAAACGTCAACTTCTTGAAGTGCTTGGAGCCTTTCTGTATGGACGAAAACCAAATGTTCCGGCATATAGTGTTTGTATTGAGTGCAAACGTCGCGGAACCGTTTGTGTGATGGTGGCACAGGGCATACCATGCCTTGGACCGGTCACCCATGCCGGATGCAACGCAATATGCCCAGCGTATAACCGAGGTTGTTATAGTTGCTACGGTCCGATGGAAACACCGAACACGGCTTCACTGAGTTCATGGTTTGCCCATCTTGGGGTGAAGGAAGAGAATCTTGTAAGAAGCTTTCGTAGCTTCTATGGTTACTCCGAGCCTTTTCGTAAGGAAAGTGAAGCACATGAAAATAAAGACAGAAGATGA
- a CDS encoding Ni/Fe hydrogenase subunit gamma, protein MFPTPFRIQRVKKETHDTFTIELKPMNGIDEFSFAAGQFNMLYVFGMGEVPISISGDPAIPDILKHTTRAVGTVTKAMHKLKRGDVLGVRGPFGSHWPVDEAIGKDLVLMAGGIGLAPLRPAMYQLISNRKRYGKIALLYGARTPQDLLYAQELEQWNGRFDVEVKVTVDSATGNWQGNVGVVTMLIPRAQFDPLQTVAMICGPEIMMRFAVIELQKSGVNPENIFISMERNMKCGIGLCGHCQFGPTFVCKDGPVFRYDSIKNIFGKREI, encoded by the coding sequence ATGTTCCCCACTCCGTTTCGTATTCAACGGGTGAAGAAGGAAACACACGATACATTCACCATCGAACTGAAACCGATGAACGGTATTGATGAATTTTCATTTGCAGCCGGACAGTTCAATATGCTCTATGTGTTTGGCATGGGAGAGGTACCAATTTCCATCAGCGGAGACCCGGCCATACCGGATATACTCAAGCACACGACACGCGCAGTGGGGACAGTAACGAAAGCCATGCACAAACTAAAACGCGGAGATGTGCTGGGAGTGCGAGGCCCGTTTGGAAGTCATTGGCCTGTAGATGAAGCGATAGGGAAAGATCTTGTTCTTATGGCGGGGGGGATTGGACTTGCACCCTTACGCCCGGCAATGTATCAACTCATTTCAAATCGCAAAAGATACGGGAAAATCGCTCTTCTTTACGGTGCCAGGACACCACAGGACTTACTCTACGCCCAAGAACTAGAACAATGGAACGGACGCTTTGATGTAGAAGTAAAAGTCACCGTCGATAGCGCTACAGGAAATTGGCAAGGTAATGTTGGTGTCGTAACCATGCTCATCCCCAGAGCCCAATTTGATCCCCTGCAAACAGTGGCAATGATTTGCGGCCCTGAAATAATGATGCGTTTCGCGGTAATAGAACTGCAAAAAAGCGGAGTAAACCCAGAAAACATCTTTATTTCAATGGAACGGAATATGAAATGTGGAATTGGCCTTTGCGGTCACTGTCAGTTCGGGCCTACCTTTGTGTGCAAAGATGGCCCTGTGTTTCGCTACGATAGCATCAAAAACATCTTTGGAAAACGAGAAATATAA
- a CDS encoding cyclic nucleotide-binding domain-containing protein: MHTLEPYLAEHPFLKGLEQKHLKIIVGCASNVRFDAGQFILREGEEANNFYIIRHGKVSLEIFTQDRGPITIQTIGEGEVLGWSWLIPPYHWHYDARALELTRAIALDGKCLRIKCEQDHDLGYELLKRFAYIITQRLETTRLQLLDIYGIHT; encoded by the coding sequence ATGCATACACTCGAACCTTATCTGGCAGAACATCCATTCTTAAAAGGCCTCGAACAGAAGCATCTTAAAATTATTGTGGGATGTGCATCCAATGTGCGGTTTGATGCCGGACAGTTTATCTTACGTGAAGGTGAAGAGGCTAACAATTTTTACATTATTCGGCATGGCAAAGTGTCCCTTGAAATATTTACACAGGATCGTGGCCCTATTACCATTCAGACTATAGGAGAGGGCGAGGTGCTCGGTTGGTCATGGCTCATTCCCCCATATCACTGGCATTACGATGCACGGGCTCTTGAGCTCACCCGAGCCATTGCCCTGGATGGAAAATGTTTGCGGATAAAATGCGAACAAGATCATGACCTTGGTTACGAACTGCTGAAACGGTTTGCCTATATCATTACGCAACGGCTGGAGACAACAAGATTACAACTTCTGGATATTTATGGTATTCACACTTAG
- a CDS encoding sulfite reductase subunit A: MTEPPSENKDTFILDRDHFQKLLDTLIQKGYRIVGPTLGEGAIVYNELNSVADLPVGWTDEQDGGTYRLKKRDDQALFGYVAGPHSWKKFLLPSALRLWQAKRVGNSFQIVAENGDATKFAFVGVRSCDMHAIAIQDKVFMNGQYVDPHYKSRRADAFVLAINCGKAGGTCFCVSMNTGPRATFGFDLAMTEILEDNRHYFVIESGTELGAEILHAVPYRKANEEEIFSADSVIKKTVGQMGRSMDTTDIKDLLYRNYEHPRWENVAERCLTCANCTMVCPTCFCTTVEDVTDLTGEHAERWRKLDSCFTMDFSYIHGGSVRSSTKARYRQWMTHKIATWIDQFGTSGCVGCGRCITWCPVAIDITEEARAIRESEPILKREITEGTEKKPYNRKE, encoded by the coding sequence ATGACAGAACCGCCATCAGAAAATAAAGATACGTTTATTTTGGATCGAGATCACTTCCAGAAACTCCTTGATACTCTCATCCAAAAAGGCTATCGGATTGTGGGCCCTACCCTAGGTGAAGGCGCTATTGTATATAACGAGTTGAACTCGGTTGCAGATTTACCCGTTGGGTGGACAGATGAACAGGATGGCGGTACCTATCGACTCAAGAAGCGTGATGACCAGGCGCTCTTTGGTTATGTTGCCGGCCCGCACTCATGGAAAAAATTCCTGCTCCCGTCGGCATTACGCCTGTGGCAGGCCAAACGCGTGGGCAATAGTTTTCAAATTGTTGCAGAGAATGGAGATGCCACAAAGTTTGCCTTTGTTGGCGTCCGCTCGTGTGATATGCATGCCATTGCAATTCAGGATAAAGTCTTCATGAATGGACAATATGTTGATCCTCATTATAAATCGCGACGTGCGGATGCTTTTGTCCTTGCTATTAACTGTGGGAAAGCTGGCGGTACCTGTTTCTGCGTATCGATGAATACAGGCCCGAGGGCAACATTCGGTTTTGATCTTGCAATGACCGAAATTTTGGAAGATAACAGACACTATTTTGTGATTGAATCAGGCACAGAATTGGGAGCAGAGATCCTCCATGCGGTTCCATATAGGAAAGCAAATGAAGAAGAAATATTTTCTGCTGACAGTGTGATAAAAAAAACTGTCGGACAAATGGGCAGGAGTATGGACACCACGGACATCAAAGACCTGCTTTACAGAAACTACGAACATCCACGTTGGGAAAATGTCGCAGAACGTTGTTTGACCTGCGCTAACTGCACCATGGTTTGTCCGACGTGTTTTTGCACAACCGTGGAAGATGTAACCGATTTAACGGGCGAGCACGCTGAACGTTGGCGGAAACTGGACTCGTGCTTCACGATGGATTTTTCTTATATCCATGGAGGAAGTGTCCGATCTTCGACAAAGGCCCGCTATCGCCAATGGATGACACACAAAATTGCAACCTGGATTGACCAGTTTGGCACATCGGGTTGCGTTGGCTGTGGACGCTGCATCACCTGGTGCCCTGTTGCGATTGATATCACAGAAGAAGCCCGTGCTATTCGTGAAAGTGAACCTATTTTAAAAAGAGAAATCACAGAGGGTACGGAGAAAAAACCTTACAATCGTAAAGAATGA
- a CDS encoding DUF3303 domain-containing protein: protein MKQLKITLFGAFVMFAATIFSTHNIYANHHEKETEWAVGATEKRTLYVAHWTHTPENCPGRSGDGAKMLGKFWEGRKLAEEKGIKILGAYVTVTEHDYFIIFEASDYGAAVEFFLPLVPSQTGKIVPVLTMDEWLKIMPK, encoded by the coding sequence ATGAAACAACTGAAAATTACCTTATTTGGTGCATTTGTCATGTTTGCAGCCACAATTTTTAGTACTCATAATATATATGCCAATCATCATGAAAAGGAAACGGAGTGGGCAGTCGGTGCCACTGAAAAAAGAACACTCTACGTCGCTCACTGGACACATACCCCTGAAAATTGCCCCGGCAGGAGCGGAGATGGCGCTAAGATGCTGGGTAAGTTCTGGGAAGGAAGAAAATTGGCCGAAGAAAAGGGTATCAAGATACTGGGAGCATACGTAACAGTTACAGAACATGATTATTTTATTATCTTTGAAGCAAGCGATTACGGCGCAGCAGTAGAATTCTTTCTTCCGCTGGTACCCAGTCAAACCGGAAAAATTGTACCCGTGCTTACCATGGATGAATGGTTAAAGATAATGCCAAAGTAA
- a CDS encoding cation transporter has protein sequence MKFLEEFNRKVACLLIKDFDNTDNKTVRIQYGFIAGLIGIYATIVLFLLKMTLGFVVGSVSVVAEAFHLLSHLANSVILLISFKITARPATAKNPFGHGRMEHIAPLIMSIFLFVSGIQIGEKSLHQTIKPHELLYWPALPWILFSTVIVKHWLAQFVHFLGKRVNSHAILANAAHQNIEAVMTLTVAGGLIVGHYLHSPKIDGYIGILMSAWLLFLGYTHGREAIVPLLGQAPGKDIIRKIRETAKSIDGIKDVHEIIVHDYGSMFLISFHAEIPARLGPVEMHEIAELSERKLREIFGGDAVCHMDPVMEMTPEIHATEARFQKILKSLPQIVNYHDFRVVAASQERIIIVADIDLREEVVEDEFKQISKDLERRVMDEMENVAYCSFYITPKFAY, from the coding sequence ATGAAATTTCTTGAGGAATTCAATAGAAAAGTAGCATGCCTGCTTATCAAAGATTTTGATAATACAGACAACAAAACCGTACGTATCCAGTATGGGTTCATTGCTGGTTTGATTGGCATTTATGCGACCATTGTTCTGTTTCTTTTAAAAATGACCCTTGGTTTTGTGGTGGGGTCTGTATCAGTGGTTGCCGAGGCTTTCCATCTCCTCTCACACCTGGCCAACTCAGTTATCCTTTTGATCAGTTTCAAGATAACGGCTCGACCGGCTACCGCAAAGAATCCGTTTGGCCATGGGAGAATGGAGCATATCGCCCCACTTATTATGTCGATTTTCTTGTTTGTTTCCGGTATTCAGATTGGTGAAAAATCGCTTCACCAGACGATTAAACCCCACGAACTCCTTTACTGGCCTGCACTGCCCTGGATCCTTTTCAGTACTGTTATCGTGAAACATTGGCTTGCACAATTTGTTCACTTTCTTGGAAAAAGAGTTAATTCTCACGCCATCCTTGCGAATGCAGCCCACCAGAACATTGAGGCGGTAATGACGCTTACCGTTGCCGGGGGGCTGATTGTAGGCCATTACCTTCATTCCCCAAAGATAGACGGCTACATTGGTATTTTAATGTCGGCCTGGTTATTATTTTTAGGCTATACTCACGGGAGAGAAGCAATTGTACCTCTTCTTGGCCAGGCTCCCGGGAAAGATATTATTCGGAAAATACGGGAAACAGCAAAATCTATCGATGGTATTAAGGATGTTCATGAGATCATCGTGCATGACTATGGATCAATGTTCTTAATTTCTTTCCATGCTGAAATACCTGCAAGATTGGGACCTGTTGAGATGCATGAAATTGCAGAACTGAGCGAACGCAAACTTAGGGAGATTTTCGGCGGTGACGCCGTATGTCATATGGATCCGGTCATGGAAATGACTCCCGAAATTCACGCTACAGAGGCACGATTTCAAAAGATACTGAAATCCCTTCCTCAAATTGTTAACTATCATGACTTTCGGGTTGTTGCAGCGTCTCAGGAAAGAATAATCATCGTTGCTGATATTGACTTGAGAGAAGAAGTTGTTGAAGATGAATTCAAACAGATTTCAAAAGATCTGGAAAGGCGTGTAATGGATGAAATGGAAAATGTAGCTTATTGCAGTTTTTATATTACACCAAAGTTTGCATACTAA
- a CDS encoding tetratricopeptide repeat protein: protein MNSKKIVGTTAICSLAIITILHPTYCFSKEGIVTTESNDKMKRDKPAFPIDVANEFYKQGLNYAQYGLYDEAIEMFTKSLAKNPNNLEAYKNLGLAYTQKGMYDKAIETFQKVVEKKPEDADTHYNLASVYFDKGAFDKAIKAFNKTIQINPEYRSAYSLLGIAYTKIGKYDDAVQTLKKRIELDPNLAITYSNLGIVYSMKGMDKEALIEYNKALSIDPGHENALYNIALLYDKTGKVDEAIQYYNKTVDINVSNADAQYRLGKNYMKKKQYDDALNAFQTAVMSDPNNVEIYHDIGTAYKAKGMEKDAEGYFTLYKKAKNEK, encoded by the coding sequence GTGAATAGTAAAAAGATTGTTGGTACAACTGCTATTTGTAGCCTTGCAATTATAACGATATTGCATCCAACCTATTGTTTTTCTAAAGAGGGTATCGTTACAACTGAAAGTAATGATAAAATGAAAAGAGATAAGCCAGCATTCCCGATTGACGTTGCTAATGAATTTTATAAACAAGGTTTGAACTATGCGCAATATGGCCTTTATGACGAAGCAATTGAAATGTTTACGAAGTCATTGGCCAAGAACCCCAATAACTTAGAGGCATACAAAAATCTTGGTCTGGCATACACACAAAAGGGGATGTATGACAAAGCCATTGAAACCTTTCAGAAGGTTGTAGAAAAAAAGCCTGAAGACGCCGATACACATTATAATCTTGCTTCGGTGTACTTCGATAAAGGTGCCTTTGACAAAGCAATTAAGGCATTTAATAAAACAATCCAAATCAATCCCGAATATCGTTCTGCTTATTCCCTTCTGGGTATTGCATATACAAAGATTGGTAAGTACGATGATGCAGTACAAACATTGAAGAAACGTATAGAACTAGACCCAAATCTTGCAATAACCTATTCGAACCTTGGTATCGTTTATTCGATGAAAGGGATGGATAAAGAAGCCTTGATAGAATATAACAAGGCACTGTCAATCGATCCAGGACATGAAAATGCACTCTATAATATTGCCTTATTGTACGATAAAACAGGAAAGGTAGATGAAGCCATCCAATATTATAATAAAACGGTCGACATTAATGTAAGTAATGCAGATGCCCAATATCGGCTCGGCAAAAATTACATGAAGAAAAAACAATACGATGATGCACTTAACGCATTCCAGACAGCTGTAATGTCTGACCCGAATAACGTGGAGATTTACCATGATATTGGAACTGCATACAAGGCTAAAGGCATGGAGAAAGATGCGGAGGGCTACTTCACTTTATATAAAAAAGCCAAAAATGAGAAATAA
- a CDS encoding metal ABC transporter permease: MEQLLDILSPDFLLRNAFYAGLIVGFVCPQVGIFFVLRRMILLGIALPQVSNAGVAFAFLLHTLGWHFFYHMESEKVMALTGSVVFTLITIFVLAILERRRKGFTENRIGFTYAIAGAVSILFVSWNPYGKSEVLSMLTGEIISIPDIYLWSMLAIYGTVFIVLIGFHRNFILVSYDIDMATTIGKKVILWDIMLYLIIGIIISFGVMTVGPLVIFGFLLIPPVAARMVTRGIPLFCIVSSAIGVIASFAGFYISYRFDLPTGPTDVALLCVILMLLYFGKMLFRFKR, translated from the coding sequence ATGGAACAACTTTTAGATATACTTAGTCCAGATTTCCTTTTACGAAACGCCTTTTATGCAGGATTGATCGTGGGGTTTGTGTGCCCTCAGGTAGGCATTTTTTTTGTGCTGCGTCGTATGATCCTCTTGGGTATAGCCCTGCCTCAGGTATCAAATGCAGGTGTCGCCTTTGCATTTCTATTACATACCCTTGGATGGCATTTTTTCTACCATATGGAATCCGAAAAGGTCATGGCATTGACAGGTTCTGTAGTCTTCACCCTTATCACAATCTTTGTTTTGGCCATTCTCGAACGCAGACGGAAAGGATTTACTGAAAACCGCATAGGGTTTACTTATGCAATAGCAGGAGCGGTTTCTATATTGTTTGTTTCCTGGAATCCGTATGGAAAATCAGAAGTACTTTCTATGCTTACGGGAGAGATTATTTCCATACCGGATATTTATCTATGGTCAATGCTTGCCATCTACGGCACGGTCTTTATTGTTCTAATCGGTTTTCATCGTAACTTTATATTGGTATCATATGACATTGATATGGCGACTACCATTGGGAAAAAGGTTATCCTATGGGACATTATGCTTTATCTTATTATCGGTATAATTATATCCTTCGGGGTTATGACCGTAGGCCCGCTGGTAATATTCGGCTTTCTATTGATACCGCCAGTTGCGGCGCGAATGGTCACGCGTGGAATCCCGCTTTTCTGCATCGTTTCATCGGCCATTGGAGTTATTGCATCTTTTGCTGGTTTTTACATTTCATATCGTTTTGACCTTCCAACAGGCCCGACTGATGTCGCACTCCTCTGTGTAATATTAATGTTGCTCTATTTCGGAAAAATGCTTTTCCGATTTAAAAGATAA
- a CDS encoding metal ABC transporter ATP-binding protein, which yields MNTENCITLKDVAIGYSGNIILSGINFSLKKGEFAVLFGPNGCGKTTLFKTILHIISPIHGSIIYGDDYAPRFGYVPQRQHLDEIYPFTAEEVVLMGTFGQRKPFCPTSKTDHLLVEQCLKDVGMLDLKKEFFSELSGGQKQRILIARALATRPNVLLLDEPITGLDVLAQKMIIELISGLHKKHQLTIMMITHEVHHIPRWVKKIIHIHHYKIVLGSLEEILSLSRIDEIPTQ from the coding sequence ATGAATACCGAAAACTGTATTACATTAAAAGACGTTGCTATTGGATATAGCGGGAATATTATTCTTAGCGGCATTAATTTTTCTTTAAAAAAGGGTGAATTCGCAGTCTTATTCGGACCAAATGGTTGTGGCAAAACCACACTGTTTAAGACCATTCTGCACATTATTTCCCCGATCCATGGATCTATCATTTATGGTGACGATTATGCCCCAAGATTTGGTTATGTACCACAGCGTCAACACTTAGACGAAATATATCCATTTACCGCGGAAGAAGTCGTTTTGATGGGTACTTTCGGACAGAGGAAACCATTTTGTCCCACTTCCAAAACCGATCATTTATTGGTAGAACAATGCTTAAAAGACGTTGGAATGCTGGATTTAAAAAAAGAATTTTTTTCCGAATTGTCCGGGGGACAGAAACAGCGTATACTTATAGCACGGGCATTGGCAACACGGCCAAATGTTTTGCTGCTTGACGAACCCATTACAGGGCTTGATGTCCTTGCTCAAAAAATGATCATTGAACTTATCTCAGGACTCCACAAAAAGCACCAATTAACGATTATGATGATCACCCATGAGGTTCATCATATTCCACGATGGGTAAAAAAAATAATCCATATTCATCACTATAAAATAGTACTTGGCTCATTGGAAGAGATACTTTCTTTATCAAGGATCGATGAAATACCGACTCAGTGA
- a CDS encoding zinc ABC transporter substrate-binding protein produces MKIFLYLLCVLSWVSVAQAKLNIVATTSDLSALVSEIGKEKVNITTISKPTEDPHFVDAKPGFIVKLNKADMLIEGGLQLEMGWLPPLVLSARNQKILPGNSGYIVASSGVHILEVPTALTRAAGDIHPFGNPHIMLDPLNGKIVATHVCDRLCQIDAENCNYYKDNLNNFIKKLDQKLPEWQKMMDPFQGTKIVTYHKTFPYFAKRFNLNVIGELEPKPGIPPSPSHLNTLIPMMKDEGVKLILIEQFRERKIPEFVSERTGAKVVVLPIMVGGQKEIQDYLDLFDYTINQIVTALKTKS; encoded by the coding sequence ATGAAAATATTTCTTTACTTGTTATGTGTATTAAGCTGGGTATCCGTTGCCCAGGCAAAGTTAAATATCGTTGCAACAACATCTGACCTAAGCGCTTTAGTTAGTGAAATCGGAAAAGAAAAAGTTAACATAACTACCATTTCTAAACCGACAGAAGATCCGCATTTTGTAGATGCAAAACCCGGTTTTATTGTTAAGCTTAATAAAGCAGATATGCTTATTGAGGGAGGATTGCAGTTAGAGATGGGCTGGTTACCGCCGTTGGTTTTAAGTGCAAGAAATCAAAAAATACTTCCGGGAAATTCTGGATATATTGTTGCATCTTCCGGGGTTCATATTTTAGAGGTACCCACAGCACTCACTCGTGCTGCTGGAGACATCCACCCCTTCGGGAACCCCCATATCATGCTGGATCCTTTAAATGGGAAAATAGTCGCTACCCATGTCTGTGACCGGCTCTGCCAAATTGATGCAGAAAATTGTAATTATTATAAAGATAACTTAAACAATTTTATAAAAAAACTTGATCAGAAATTGCCAGAATGGCAAAAAATGATGGACCCTTTTCAAGGAACAAAAATTGTCACTTATCACAAGACTTTCCCCTATTTTGCAAAAAGGTTTAATCTGAATGTAATAGGTGAGCTTGAACCAAAACCGGGAATTCCCCCTTCACCTTCCCATCTCAATACCCTTATCCCCATGATGAAAGATGAAGGGGTAAAACTTATTCTTATTGAACAATTTCGTGAACGCAAAATTCCTGAATTTGTTTCTGAACGGACAGGGGCAAAGGTTGTCGTTTTACCGATTATGGTCGGAGGGCAAAAAGAAATTCAAGACTATCTTGACCTTTTTGATTATACTATTAATCAGATTGTAACGGCACTCAAAACCAAATCTTAA